One window of the Esox lucius isolate fEsoLuc1 chromosome 8, fEsoLuc1.pri, whole genome shotgun sequence genome contains the following:
- the actl6a gene encoding actin-like protein 6A isoform X1, which translates to MSGGVYGGDEVGALVFDIGSYTVRAGYAGEDCPKADFPTVIGVTLDREDGSTPMETDGGDKGKQGTNYFIDTNQLRVARENMEVMSPLKNGMIEDWDSFQAILDHTYKMHFKSEPSMHPVLMSEASWNTRAKREKLTELMFEHYNIPAFFLCKTAVLSSFANGRSTGLVLDSGATHTTAIPVHDGYVLQQGIVKSPLAGDFMSMQCRELFQELNVEIVPPYMIASKVRPAKDAVREGAPASWKKKEKLPQVTRSWHNYMCNTVIQDFQASVLQVSDSPYDEQVAAQMPTVHYELPNGYNCDFGAERLKIPEGLFDPSNAKGLSGNTMLGVGHVVTTSVGMCDIDIRPGLYGSVVVTGGNTLIQGFTDRLTRELSQKTPPSMRLKLIANNTTVERRFSAWIGGSILASLGTFQQMWISKQEYEEGGKQCVDRKCP; encoded by the exons ATGAGTGGCGGGGTGTATGGAGGCG ATGAGGTTGGTGCACTGGTGTTTGACATAGGCTCTTACACAGTGAGAGCTGGCTATGCTGGAGAAGACTGTCCCAAG GCTGACTTCCCCACAGTGATCGGTGTGACCCTGGACAGGGAGGATGGAAGCACTCCAATGGAGACCGATGGTGGCGATAAGGGGAAGCAGGGTACCAACTACTTCATCGACACCAACCAGCTCAGAGTTGCCCGCGAGAACATGGAAGTCATGTCACCGCTCAAAAACGGCATGA TCGAGGACTGGGACAGCTTCCAGGCCATCCTAGACCACACCTACAAAATGCACTTCAAGTCCGAGCCCAGCATGCATCCCGTACTCATGTCAGAAGCCTCG TGGAACACGCGAGCCAAGAGGGAGAAGCTGACCGAGCTGATGTTTGAACATTACAACATTCCTGCATTCTTCCTGTGCAAAACGGCTGTGCTGTCCTC CTTTGCCAACGGACGCTCTACAGGATTAGTGTTAGACAGCGgggccacacacacaactgccaTTCCAGTGCACGATGGTTACGTTCTTCAGCAAG GCATTGTCAAATCTCCTCTTGCGGGGGACTTCATGAGCATGCAATGTAGAGAGCTATTTCAGgaattaaatgttgaaatagtTCCTCCTTACATGATTGCATCAAAGGTGAGACCTGCTAAA GATGCGGTGCGCGAAGGAGCCCCAGCCAGctggaagaagaaagaaaaactaccTCAAGTCACTCGGTCCTGGCACAACTACATGTGTAat ACTGTGATCCAGGACTTCCAAGCCTCTGTGCTGCAGGTTTCAGACTCGCCTTACGATGAACA GGTTGCAGCCCAGATGCCCACGGTTCACTATGAGCTGCCAAACGGATACAACTGTGACTTTGGAGCGGAGAGGCTGAAGATTCCAGAAGGCCTTTTCGACCCCTCCAATGCCAAG GGTCTGTCCGGCAACACCATGCTGGGAGTCGGCCATGTGGTGACCACCAGTGTAGGAATGTGTGACATCGACATTCGGCCG GGTCTTTACGGCAGCGTGGTGGTCACCGGCGGCAACACGCTGATCCAGGGCTTCACAGACCGACTCACTAGAGAACTCTCTCAGAAAACCCCTCCC AGTATGAGGCTGAAGTTGATAGCCAACAACACCACAGTGGAGCGCCGGTTCAGTGCCTGGATTGGAGGATCCATCCTCGCATCACTG ggAACTTTCCAGCAAATGTGGATCTCGAAACAGGAGTATGAGGAGGGTGGGAAGCAGTGTGTAGACAGGAAGTGTCCTTGA
- the actl6a gene encoding actin-like protein 6A isoform X2 yields the protein MSGGVYGGDEVGALVFDIGSYTVRAGYAGEDCPKADFPTVIGVTLDREDGSTPMETDGGDKGKQGTNYFIDTNQLRVARENMEVMSPLKNGMIEDWDSFQAILDHTYKMHFKSEPSMHPVLMSEASWNTRAKREKLTELMFEHYNIPAFFLCKTAVLSSFANGRSTGLVLDSGATHTTAIPVHDGYVLQQGIVKSPLAGDFMSMQCRELFQELNVEIVPPYMIASKDAVREGAPASWKKKEKLPQVTRSWHNYMCNTVIQDFQASVLQVSDSPYDEQVAAQMPTVHYELPNGYNCDFGAERLKIPEGLFDPSNAKGLSGNTMLGVGHVVTTSVGMCDIDIRPGLYGSVVVTGGNTLIQGFTDRLTRELSQKTPPSMRLKLIANNTTVERRFSAWIGGSILASLGTFQQMWISKQEYEEGGKQCVDRKCP from the exons ATGAGTGGCGGGGTGTATGGAGGCG ATGAGGTTGGTGCACTGGTGTTTGACATAGGCTCTTACACAGTGAGAGCTGGCTATGCTGGAGAAGACTGTCCCAAG GCTGACTTCCCCACAGTGATCGGTGTGACCCTGGACAGGGAGGATGGAAGCACTCCAATGGAGACCGATGGTGGCGATAAGGGGAAGCAGGGTACCAACTACTTCATCGACACCAACCAGCTCAGAGTTGCCCGCGAGAACATGGAAGTCATGTCACCGCTCAAAAACGGCATGA TCGAGGACTGGGACAGCTTCCAGGCCATCCTAGACCACACCTACAAAATGCACTTCAAGTCCGAGCCCAGCATGCATCCCGTACTCATGTCAGAAGCCTCG TGGAACACGCGAGCCAAGAGGGAGAAGCTGACCGAGCTGATGTTTGAACATTACAACATTCCTGCATTCTTCCTGTGCAAAACGGCTGTGCTGTCCTC CTTTGCCAACGGACGCTCTACAGGATTAGTGTTAGACAGCGgggccacacacacaactgccaTTCCAGTGCACGATGGTTACGTTCTTCAGCAAG GCATTGTCAAATCTCCTCTTGCGGGGGACTTCATGAGCATGCAATGTAGAGAGCTATTTCAGgaattaaatgttgaaatagtTCCTCCTTACATGATTGCATCAAAG GATGCGGTGCGCGAAGGAGCCCCAGCCAGctggaagaagaaagaaaaactaccTCAAGTCACTCGGTCCTGGCACAACTACATGTGTAat ACTGTGATCCAGGACTTCCAAGCCTCTGTGCTGCAGGTTTCAGACTCGCCTTACGATGAACA GGTTGCAGCCCAGATGCCCACGGTTCACTATGAGCTGCCAAACGGATACAACTGTGACTTTGGAGCGGAGAGGCTGAAGATTCCAGAAGGCCTTTTCGACCCCTCCAATGCCAAG GGTCTGTCCGGCAACACCATGCTGGGAGTCGGCCATGTGGTGACCACCAGTGTAGGAATGTGTGACATCGACATTCGGCCG GGTCTTTACGGCAGCGTGGTGGTCACCGGCGGCAACACGCTGATCCAGGGCTTCACAGACCGACTCACTAGAGAACTCTCTCAGAAAACCCCTCCC AGTATGAGGCTGAAGTTGATAGCCAACAACACCACAGTGGAGCGCCGGTTCAGTGCCTGGATTGGAGGATCCATCCTCGCATCACTG ggAACTTTCCAGCAAATGTGGATCTCGAAACAGGAGTATGAGGAGGGTGGGAAGCAGTGTGTAGACAGGAAGTGTCCTTGA